From a region of the Phycisphaerales bacterium AB-hyl4 genome:
- a CDS encoding tyrosine-type recombinase/integrase, whose translation MSSIPAQPAPRRWQRRTQAPPTIDAMLDRYFAEADEYYQKETRDGGRRSTREADQQRQAAKSLRLASTDPETLALVESGQLPETERPPQIAELQPADFCAELLYVCRDWMEASGLARKEINKRLHRIRRIFAWAAKPPRRWLSAETVADLKLVEPLKQGRTTAPDRKPVSSAPEHLLTGLQAHLAEQATAEAFELATMIDLHLHTGMRTSELAEMRRSELHELDDWMIYQPAEHKTQHHGKLRQIFLGPIAQRIVKDWIRRIDASTLPGMAAPDTLWRWTSGELYRDQVERACDAMHQPPAKLARRQVLATGRKKMMRWERRAEWRKRLGVKRWAELLTWRKQQRFTPGQLRHNFATMMAREHGRAGELAAQKLLGHGTLKTTEIYIDPDMADALALLRQIG comes from the coding sequence TTGAGCAGCATCCCTGCCCAACCTGCACCGCGCCGATGGCAACGACGGACCCAGGCGCCACCCACCATCGACGCGATGCTCGACCGCTACTTCGCCGAAGCGGACGAGTACTACCAGAAGGAAACCCGCGACGGGGGACGTCGATCGACCCGCGAAGCGGATCAGCAACGCCAGGCGGCGAAGTCGCTGCGGCTGGCCTCGACGGATCCGGAGACGTTGGCGCTGGTCGAGTCGGGCCAGCTGCCGGAGACCGAGCGACCACCGCAGATCGCGGAGCTGCAGCCGGCGGACTTCTGCGCCGAGCTGCTCTACGTCTGCCGCGACTGGATGGAAGCGAGCGGCCTGGCTCGCAAGGAAATCAACAAGCGGCTGCATCGGATCCGCCGCATCTTCGCCTGGGCGGCGAAGCCGCCGCGCCGCTGGTTGTCGGCCGAGACGGTGGCCGACCTGAAGCTGGTCGAGCCGCTGAAACAGGGACGCACGACCGCGCCCGATCGCAAGCCGGTCAGCTCCGCACCGGAGCACCTGCTCACCGGGCTGCAAGCGCACCTGGCGGAGCAGGCCACGGCCGAGGCGTTCGAACTGGCGACGATGATCGACCTGCACCTGCATACCGGCATGCGGACGAGCGAGCTGGCGGAGATGCGACGCTCGGAGCTGCACGAGCTGGACGACTGGATGATCTATCAGCCGGCGGAGCACAAGACACAACATCACGGCAAGCTCCGGCAGATCTTCCTCGGGCCGATTGCGCAGCGCATCGTCAAGGACTGGATCCGGCGGATCGATGCATCGACGTTGCCCGGGATGGCAGCGCCCGACACGCTGTGGCGATGGACGAGCGGCGAACTCTATCGCGACCAGGTCGAACGGGCCTGCGATGCGATGCATCAACCGCCGGCGAAGCTGGCGCGGCGGCAGGTGCTCGCCACCGGCCGCAAGAAGATGATGCGTTGGGAACGCCGCGCCGAGTGGCGCAAGCGACTGGGTGTGAAACGCTGGGCCGAGCTGCTCACCTGGCGAAAGCAGCAACGCTTCACGCCGGGGCAGCTGCGCCACAACTTCGCGACGATGATGGCCCGCGAACACGGCCGGGCCGGCGAGCTCGCCGCGCAGAAGCTGCTTGGACACGGCACGCTCAAGACGACGGAGATCTACATCGATCCCGACATGGCCGACGCGCTGGCGCTGCTGCGTCAGATCGGCTGA